One window of Marinilabiliales bacterium genomic DNA carries:
- a CDS encoding copper-translocating P-type ATPase, giving the protein MNMKKETWMVDGMSCASCAANVGNLLQKEKGVRFADVNLATGTVIVEYDNRNTGFSRLDAILRKSGYGLSVREQISDDGTGTQEKERLSGLRNKVAASAILTLPVFIYGMFFMHATGANPIMMAFSTPVIIYLGREFFINAWKKAMNRQANMDTLVAVGTGSAYLFSVFNTLFPGYLLSRGHQPYVYFEAAAVIITLILLGRYLEGKAKSKTSASIRKLIGLQPQNARIIVDGKIKDIPADMVVPGNIILVRPGEKIPVDGTVTEGTAWVDESMITGESMPVEKNKGDKVIGSTINGSGSFYFRAEKVGSETMIARIIRMVEEAQGSKAGIQRVADRFAGIFVPTVIVVAIINFALWYFLGPHPSLTYAVVTSVSVLIIACPCALGLATPTALMVGIGRGADMGILVRDAQSLETAKRIDTIILDKTGTLTVGKPVVTDTATVVEPGMDKVHEEVLLGAENRSEHPLGLAIVMHLSEKGLEPDNPDKFVSITGRGIEFTKGANNYLAGSLRYMEAAGVEIPDMIREKASGFEYEGKTPVYFSVNKRVLFLYAVSDSLRQSAGDAVTRLKRMGLDVHMLTGDNEATARAIASAAGIEKYVANALPDDKLRYVENLQKQGRVVAMVGDGINDSPALTRADLGIAMGSGTDIAMESAGITIVKGDIDKIVAAIRLSFATERTIRQNLFWAFIYNTLGIPVAAGVLYPFTGYLLNPMLAGAAMAFSSVSVLSNSLRLKRKNISS; this is encoded by the coding sequence AGTATGATAACCGCAACACTGGTTTCAGCCGGCTTGACGCGATTCTGAGAAAATCAGGATATGGACTTTCGGTAAGGGAGCAAATCTCAGACGACGGAACCGGCACACAGGAAAAGGAAAGACTCTCCGGGCTCCGGAATAAGGTAGCTGCATCGGCAATACTTACTTTACCGGTTTTCATATACGGTATGTTTTTTATGCATGCAACAGGTGCCAACCCGATAATGATGGCTTTTTCAACGCCGGTAATCATATACCTGGGGCGGGAATTCTTCATAAATGCCTGGAAAAAAGCCATGAACCGGCAGGCAAACATGGACACCCTTGTTGCAGTCGGCACAGGTTCAGCCTACCTTTTCAGTGTTTTTAATACGCTGTTCCCCGGGTATCTCCTCTCCAGGGGACATCAGCCATATGTATATTTTGAAGCCGCAGCAGTTATAATAACACTGATTTTGCTCGGCAGATATCTCGAGGGGAAGGCAAAATCAAAAACATCAGCTTCCATCAGAAAGCTGATAGGGCTTCAGCCGCAGAATGCAAGGATAATTGTTGATGGGAAAATCAAGGATATACCTGCAGATATGGTTGTCCCGGGTAATATTATCCTGGTAAGGCCTGGCGAAAAGATACCGGTAGACGGGACGGTAACTGAAGGGACAGCATGGGTTGACGAAAGCATGATTACCGGAGAGTCAATGCCAGTTGAAAAGAACAAGGGTGACAAGGTTATAGGTTCAACAATAAACGGATCGGGAAGTTTCTATTTCAGGGCCGAAAAAGTCGGATCAGAAACAATGATTGCCCGTATAATAAGAATGGTTGAAGAGGCACAAGGAAGCAAAGCCGGTATTCAAAGGGTGGCTGACAGGTTTGCAGGGATCTTCGTCCCGACAGTTATAGTTGTCGCAATAATAAATTTTGCATTGTGGTATTTTTTAGGGCCTCACCCCTCTCTGACTTATGCAGTAGTCACATCCGTATCCGTTCTTATTATTGCCTGCCCGTGTGCACTCGGACTAGCAACCCCAACTGCCCTGATGGTGGGGATTGGCAGGGGGGCTGACATGGGGATTCTTGTACGCGATGCTCAAAGCCTTGAAACGGCAAAGAGGATCGACACCATTATCCTGGACAAAACCGGCACCCTTACAGTCGGCAAACCTGTGGTCACAGATACTGCAACCGTTGTTGAACCAGGCATGGATAAAGTCCATGAAGAAGTGTTGCTTGGCGCTGAAAACAGGTCTGAACATCCACTCGGACTTGCGATTGTAATGCATCTGTCAGAAAAAGGCCTGGAACCTGATAATCCTGATAAGTTTGTCAGTATCACAGGCCGGGGAATTGAATTCACAAAGGGAGCCAATAATTACCTTGCGGGAAGTCTCAGATATATGGAAGCTGCCGGGGTTGAAATACCTGATATGATAAGAGAAAAAGCCTCCGGATTTGAATATGAAGGGAAAACACCCGTATATTTTTCTGTCAACAAAAGGGTGCTGTTTCTGTATGCGGTATCTGACAGTTTGCGTCAATCTGCCGGCGATGCCGTAACCAGGCTTAAAAGGATGGGGCTTGATGTTCACATGCTCACGGGAGACAATGAGGCAACTGCACGTGCAATTGCCAGCGCGGCAGGTATTGAAAAATATGTTGCCAATGCCCTGCCGGATGACAAACTCAGATATGTTGAGAACCTTCAAAAACAGGGCCGTGTTGTAGCTATGGTCGGAGATGGTATAAATGATTCTCCTGCACTGACCAGGGCCGATCTCGGAATTGCAATGGGCTCAGGAACAGATATTGCTATGGAAAGTGCCGGGATAACAATAGTTAAGGGAGATATAGACAAGATCGTTGCTGCCATCAGGCTGTCCTTTGCAACAGAGCGTACAATAAGGCAAAACCTTTTTTGGGCATTTATCTATAACACATTAGGCATTCCTGTTGCCGCAGGTGTACTCTATCCTTTTACAGGATACCTTTTAAATCCAATGCTGGCCGGAGCAGCCATGGCTTTCAGCTCGGTATCGGTGTTGAGCAACAGCCTGCGGCTCAAAAGAAAGAATATTTCAAGCTAA
- a CDS encoding efflux RND transporter periplasmic adaptor subunit, whose amino-acid sequence MTSRKKVRVLFYTVITIAVLGIIAYPKVRPLLAGNSNSPQGNPGQQRGPQALNVQGMVITPQHMSELINSTGTLLSDEEADLAFETAGRIVGIFFDEGTRVRKGDLMAKINDRPLQAQLQRLTAQKRLVEEREFRQRSLLERDAISQESYDQVATELQVIEADISLLEARIAETELRAPFDGIVGLRYLSEGSYVTPNIKIARLVKNQPIKIEFSVPERYSGQITEGFPINFRMDGIANTFNARVYAVEPKIDIRTRTISVRALYPNTNEELSPGRFAQINLQLSEINDAVAIPTEAVIPEMEGERVFVYRSGRAQSVNINTGLRTESHIQVIGGLEFGDTLLTTGVMQLRPGMPVDIYLFQENGN is encoded by the coding sequence ATGACATCCAGGAAAAAAGTCAGGGTACTGTTTTACACAGTTATAACCATTGCGGTGCTTGGAATTATTGCATATCCCAAGGTCAGGCCATTACTTGCCGGCAACAGCAACTCCCCGCAGGGAAATCCCGGCCAGCAAAGGGGGCCACAGGCTCTTAATGTACAGGGAATGGTGATAACACCCCAACACATGAGTGAACTGATCAACAGTACCGGGACCCTGTTATCTGATGAGGAAGCCGATCTTGCATTTGAAACAGCCGGAAGAATTGTAGGTATCTTTTTCGATGAAGGCACCCGGGTGAGGAAAGGGGACCTGATGGCCAAGATCAACGACAGGCCGCTGCAGGCTCAATTGCAACGGCTTACGGCACAGAAGAGACTTGTTGAAGAGCGGGAATTCCGCCAGAGAAGCCTCCTTGAACGTGATGCCATAAGCCAGGAAAGCTATGACCAGGTTGCAACCGAACTCCAGGTAATTGAAGCAGATATATCATTACTTGAGGCAAGAATTGCTGAAACTGAATTAAGAGCGCCTTTTGACGGCATAGTGGGACTTCGTTACCTTAGTGAAGGCAGCTATGTTACACCGAATATAAAAATTGCCCGGCTGGTAAAGAATCAGCCCATTAAAATCGAATTTTCTGTTCCTGAACGCTATTCGGGCCAGATTACCGAAGGGTTCCCGATAAACTTCCGCATGGACGGCATAGCCAATACTTTCAATGCCAGGGTTTATGCTGTTGAGCCGAAGATTGATATAAGAACCCGGACAATCAGCGTGAGGGCATTATATCCAAATACAAATGAAGAGCTTTCACCAGGCAGGTTTGCCCAGATTAATCTCCAGCTATCAGAGATAAACGATGCTGTGGCAATCCCGACAGAGGCTGTAATTCCCGAGATGGAGGGCGAAAGGGTCTTCGTTTACCGTTCGGGCAGGGCGCAGTCAGTTAATATAAATACCGGATTGCGGACAGAATCACATATACAGGTGATTGGCGGACTGGAGTTCGGAGATACACTACTGACCACGGGAGTTATGCAATTGCGTCCCGGTATGCCTGTAGATATATACTTATTTCAGGAAAACGGAAACTAA